In Aegilops tauschii subsp. strangulata cultivar AL8/78 chromosome 3, Aet v6.0, whole genome shotgun sequence, one genomic interval encodes:
- the LOC109737076 gene encoding chaperone protein dnaJ 20, chloroplastic: protein MPHLAASPASAAFAVAVAGGGRAGFRPPPRATTRARAAAASGAASAYTAMPAQPQPTFYDLLGISAEGSSFEDVRAAYRRMARKYHPDVSPPDAAKEHTRRFIQVQEAYETLSDPSRRTTYDRALARGVCRLAFSPAARRHDASAFYHQEQEEKSGWRTSWEGQISELKKRSTVKDAEENLSWGAQMRRRRAEQS from the exons ATGCCCCACCTCGCCGCCTCCCCCGCGTCCGCCGCcttcgccgtcgccgtcgccggcggcggccgcgCCGGGTTCCGGCCCCCACCCCGCGCGACGACGCGGGCGCGGGCGGCTGCTGCTTCCGGAGCCGCGAGCGCGTACACGGCGATGCCGGCGCAGCCGCAGCCGACGTTCTACGACCTGCTGGGGATCTCGGCGGAGGGGAGCAGCTTCGAGGACGTGCGGGCGGCGTACCGGCGGATGGCGCGCAAGTACCACCCGGACGTGTCCCCCCCGGACGCCGCCAAGGAGCACACGCGCCGCTTCATCCAGGTGCAGGAGGCCTACGAGACGCTCTCCGACCCCAGCCGCCGCACCACCTACGACCGCGCCCTCGCCCGCGGCGTCTGCCGCCTCGCCTTCTCCCCGGCCGCACGGCGCCACGACGCCTCCGCCTTCTACCACCAG GAGCAGGAAGAGAAGTCTGGATGGAGGACGTCCTGGGAAGGCCAAATATCCGAGCTGAAGAAGCGGAGCACGGTGAAGGACGCAGAAGAGAACCTATCCTGGGGAGCTCAGATGCGAAGAAGAAGGGCCGAACAGTCGTGA